The following is a genomic window from Oryzias latipes chromosome 12, ASM223467v1.
GTACCAAAGGATTTCATCACCTTGGACAGCGTTACACAAGCTGCAATTTGATTGGCTGTTCCGTGTTACAGGTATATACGGCTGGCGTGAGGCGAACGTGATGACCACTACACTACGGAAACGGCTCGTACCGCCGCGCTCTCACATTCTCGCCCTGTATGGTACGTCTCAACGCTACGGTGGTGATGAACCGCTAGAGAGATTTAGGTGGCGCTGATAAAACACAAGAGTAATCTCTTTGATTCCAagtcaaaaaaacataaatgtaatatttacaaGTCAAAGTctgacgtctttaaaaaaaatatcaactgGACAAAGTCACTTCATGTCATTGCTGGCCATCAAAGGACTTTTACAGTTCGGTCATTCACTGGTAAATAATCGTGTACAAATGAAGACAAATCATCCGTAGAGAAAATGGTCTTTATTGGTTTTGTGGAAACAGGTTTATAGTTTGCACATACATCTAACAAGCGGGTCAAACCGGTCCCACTTCAGAGCATCTTCAAACACggtttttcagattttgttgatattaaaagttaaattcTTCACAGACTATCAGTCGTCCTAAGAGCATTTTTCCTCCCAAAATGTCCAAGTATTAGcccccctccaaaaaagaaaagaaattagggaaaatgtattttcaaatataaattaaagaaaaaagaaatattgattCGAATCCACtggacacaaaaaataaaaagaaaaacatttaaaatctatTCTGCCATTACCGACAACTTACAATACTTTAATATAACCTTTCAtacgtttttttctgtttaacatCCAACATAAGTCTCAATATTTTATTCCACTCTTCTGTACAATCGTAGTCGAGGCACTTTTGACCTTTCACCTCTGTCCGGCTTCCCTCAGATCTCTGCTGCGGTCTTCACATGAGCGTGTGCACGatgacgcacaaacacacaccgcAGCAACGCGATCAGATCCAGTCCCAAAGCAAAGGAAATGCAGTAAAGTAAAGTCAATCGGGAAAGGAGAGACGCTTCCCGAAACTTCCCGACATCAACAGAAATCTGCTTTTCTCCAAAATGACGGAGGAACAACTGATTGATCCTGGAGCGGAAGATCCAAAAGAGACAAGCTTTCTGAGCTCAAACAGAGGATTGGATGGAGGGAACATCTTCTAAAAGGTTCATAGGAGACATTTTTCATTAAGAAATGAGCTCCAATTTGCTCAATTTGTAACTTTTCGTTCATGATAAATCCAACAGGAaatgcaaaaacaccaaaataaaagcatttgtttCTAATCTGAAAAGTATCAAggttaaaaaacttaaaactacTGACAAAGTCAGCATAACTTTGGATGGGAGGGTGACGCTTTTATTTACTGATAGTTCATTTTAAACTTGGAGTGAAGCTTTTACTTTGTCGTGTTTGGCCGCATGTTCGCTCCGAGCTCCGGATCCGATCAAGCTTCCCTCCACCGACAGACGACTTGAATGAAGACATGTCCGAGCGCACGACGGAGTCCGAGGGCCCGAGCTTTATGACTGATCTCTGTGGTGTTTGTAACAGATCTCCTCGGTCAGAGTTGAACCCAGCAGACgaacctgcagcagcttcaaCGCTCCAGAGTTTTACAGCATGATCATTCCGCTTTCGTCGGATTCCTTCCGAGTGTTTGGATAAAAATGAGGGTGTTGGTGGGTGATGTGGAGACAGAGGAGCTGCTGGAAGTGGTTGTTCCGTTCATTTACGCACACGACGCCTTCCCGCTTctctggaggggggaggggtcacttgCTGCCGTCTTCGCTCCGAGTCTTGTAGCTGCCGTTGTGCTGGACGCAGGGGGGCGGAGTCATGTCCTCGCTGTGTGAGGGGGAGTCCTCTCTGTCGCTCACATACGCCTTCTTGGCTCGGCTGTAGTTTTCCTCCACCTGAAAAGAGGCCAGACGTTCACGCCTTCCTGACCGCGTGGAAAACCCAGCAGGAATATTTCGGCTAGTTTGGGTCTGTGACGCGTGCTTTCATGTTggttttaaaggttaaaaacacaaaaaaatacaacatttctgCTTATTTCCTTGACCATGAATACATCAGACGTTCAAGCAAATCATAATTTTATCGTCTGATCGTATAAAACGAGCAAAATCCACCTCTGCGTGCCGCTTTTTTCAGGCCGTCCCAGACGTTTATCTAGATCGACCTGCCCTCTTTAGGCCCAACCAGAAACTCACTTTGCATAAACAGACTGGAGGTAAGTTTCCTGCAGCGTTTCTGAAAAGAGCCGCCGATGCTCAACTTTCAGAAATGAGGAGGGAGCTGCTTTAATGAGCAGGCCGGTCCGGGACATTTCAAACGTGTCTAAACGCCGTCTGAAGCCGACACAGCAGTCTGCATCTGAAGAAGCTCTTCATGCTTCGTCTCggataaagattttttttggcgttttttaacatgttcttgtggccgtTTTCTGTTGGATGACATATAATaagaatttctttgttcaaactgTTGGAAGTGaatagaaaatactctgggcgggTCTAAACGTCTTGCAAAGCCTGCATTCCTTGACGCTTAATAgcaacattaaatgcaaatgaactccttcatgtatgtttttgtgtgatACTTTTGATTTCTCTACATAGAACAGAACCACATCTAAACACATGACATGACTGTAAATGTCACATTTGAAGATGtctttttatgaagaaaaaaccTTTCGTCAACATTAAATGCTAGTTTTTATTCACTGTTAAATTCTCACTGTAAACTTCTAAATATAAATCatgtcaacagaaaaataaaaaccaagagTTTGTCTTATTCCGAGGTACAAACCAATGTGGTTTTGATCAGGGAATAAATGAAATTGTAGTTTTCAGAAAGTTGAACccgggccagactttggacatgcctgatgTAAAACGGGGAGTCCAGGCAACAGTGAGGGAAAggagggcggggttgctccatgccaatggtcccaccaacaactcagaggagaattttcAGGGacctactgctgctctgcagaaactatgtcctaaaaaacgtcAGGTTTTTCCAAAAGATGACAGGAGTGGGACTATAAGATCTACTACCATCCGGCCTGCTCTGGATTCGGttccgttttttttcctttgtccgGCTCCGCCACGGAAAACCTTTATTTCCCAAGTTTCCAGACAGGCTGGACTAACGCACACATCCTCCGTCTGCACTTCTAACCACAATCAGTCCGTTTCACTGGGAGTCAAAACTTCCTGAATTTAAATTCAAAGAGTTAAGATCTGACCAGTTCTTCCAAATCCTGCAGCGGCGTTTCAGCTCACATCTTCAGTTtagtaaaaacagacaaacttcGGTGACCTCAGTGCAAAATCACAAACAACCTGGACCCTTCGAGGAAAACGACGAGCGTTTTAGATTCAACCTGAAACGACTTCCTGTTTTTTATtgatcagagaaaaaaaaacctacaaacgGGCCAAATTTCAAGAAACACACAGAACCTCTCAgcttgaagaaaaacatttgggtTGCTTCACCACTTCCAGAGCCTGAGAAACTGCAGAATGTGACAAAAGGTGTCAGCAAAACGAACGCTTATCAAGATAACGCCGCCTTTGTTTAGGCATCAAACGAGCGTTCAGATTTTTATcaacagaagaaagaaaatagagCGCGATAAGCCTGAACACCTTTATCTCACACCTTTCTGGCAGCGAGCAAACTGAGGACGAATGGAAACTTTTTCACAAAAGAATCAGCTAAATGTGTTGTGAGAACCTGCAGATCGgctacatttcacacaaaacacGACTCGTGAATACAAAAGAAGCATGAACAAATGTCCACTTTTAGACCAAATTCTGCATCTAAAGGGCAGCAATTCCACCATAACACTAAATCTGGCACAAACTGATCATTTCTGGAGCCTCCCACCTTCATCTCAGTTCTTCGAAAATCCCCCTGAACGGCTGCAGATCTTTTTAAGGATTATTAATAAAGGTATGCAGATCTGAACTGACCTCAAACTGAACTGTTGACACAGATCTTTTCTGATAGTTGGCCTGTTTTTGATGCAACCTTTTTCTCAAGCCCCCAGAAAGCGGGTTGCTCGTTTGATTCCTGCAGGATTCTCAGATCACGCAGCGTTTTGCTGCATTTTCATCACAGACgaagcagcttttcttttctgtattgCTGAACGCTAATCTTAAACTCCaaagaaaagtgtgtttttggagtttttctgatgatggaggacacgtataaaaaagaaaattcagcttaaaattgtgttttttagagtatttctttatgcaaatcattatgaatcaggagcagacgaaaaaaccTTTcaggaaagggggcggggctgctctTTGCcaaaggtcccgcccacaactcagacgtggatttctaatgaaaaatcctggaaaaccaAACCGTTTTGTTGGGACTAAAAACGGCAAAGACATAgttagaccactgggaacgctttgaaaatagatgaaaagatgatcggagtggaactttaaacaagaaaaatgaaatttatCTATCAAACTCTGATTGCAGGCATGTTCCTCAACCTCATTAGTGTCACGCAGAATTCAGGGTCAGTTcatggtattttattttgaaagacaccAGCCTCTGCCTCacaaaaagcttgtttttttattcatttactgAATATAAAATATGGTGTTTAAGACTAAATCCAGGCAAAATCTTTCTGAGAAATTAAATGTTTAGGTAGAATTtgcttttttggtgtttttttaaataaggaaCTTGTAGTTTTTTATTGGtgtaaaaacttcttttttttttagaaaagttcTTTTAAGGTGGTAAAATCTAAACTTACACAACTATTAGTAATAATCTGATTAAAAACCTTTGTTCAACCTATTTATGTCTTACTGCTTTAAATCTATATTTAGGGGTGAATAGGAGAAGTTTGGTTCACGTTATCGACGACTCCTGACAGATTTCAGATCCTGAATTTAATGTTTACGACTAAACTTAATTCTGCTGCAAACTTTGAATTTATTTCACTGGTTCACAGCATCAAAGTCACATTTCCTACTTCCATGTATTTAGTTTAAACCTTCCATATGCTTGACAATTCAGGTTTTAATCACGTGATCttcgctgtttttttcttctaaatcctCTTCAGTTTGTAGGTGTTCTATATTTCAGGAGTGAGCGTCAGCACCTTGGCCGTTTTGGGTCTGTTCTTCATCCTGTCGCCGTCTCTGCGGCTCCTCTTCCTGGACGTGGAGCGCTCCTTCCTGTCCCGGCTGCGCTCCCTCCTCTTCTCCCTCTTACCGCTTCAcgcaaaacagaaaacacagggaCAACCTCACAGACGGCATCTCTGAAGCACAGAGCACGGCTGAGATGATGGCCGCTGATGGAGTTTGTAGACCTGAAGGCTTGTGGTGCGTTTACCGTTTGGGTGAGGGGGATCTGGGTTTCCTTCTGGGGCTCCTGGACCGCTCCTTACTCCTCCTTTTGTGGCCTCTgcccagaaaaaataaaagaaagaaacttcTTAAAAGCATTTACTGATGCTTTACAGCCAAAAAAGCAGTTGGACAGACGTGTGGAGAGACGGTTTCCACatgggtttgtttgtttcactcaCATTCAACTTTGCAGATCAAAGCTGTCATGTTTTCAGGAAGACACACATTTCTCAGTGCTTTCATGTTTATAGGAATTGCAATAAGATATATTTAGGAGAGGCCCTCTGCTGGAAAGTTTGAgaaattttacaaaatgtttattcaactaaaagtaaaaaaagtttcTCCTTAATTTTGTGTTTAACTTAAAACAGTCCTAATCAGGTaattcagaaaataaatgtaacctCTGTTTCTCATTCACTCATGGATTGTACGTCATGGCTTAAAATTTGCAACCATTTAATTTACGTGATGTGTTTAAAAGCCTTAAAGCAGATAGATGACGTATTTTAGGACTTTTAACTGAGAGCTTTTTGTTTTGACCATCAGTCTTATTCAGGCAAACTGTacgttacatttttttagagcaTGGCGACCCCTACTGGCAGAACCAGGAACAGCAGGACAAttcaacattttattaaagCACAATCTCAAAATTTGTACAAAAGCTGGGATATAATTAAACATCATTTGCAAACCTGGAGCGACTCCGGGCGTGCCTTTTGTCTTTAGAGCGAGAGCGCCGCCTGTGGCCGCTTCTGGAACTGTGAGTGTCCCCGCCTTGCCACGACCTCTGTGAAGATCTGCTCCGGGGGGGGTTAAATAAAAGCCGTTATTTACTGGACAAACAGAGCATTTTCCTGCACAAGAAGAGAACGCGGCGCTCACCGGTGTTTCGAACGAGACCTCTTCCTGTGTGATCTCGAGTGCGAGTGTGAGCGCGAACGGGAGCGCCGCATCCTCGGACAGCGACCGGACGAGTGCGTCTTTGCCTCTGTGAGCAGCGGAGCGCCAGCATCAGCAGGTGAACACCTTCAGCTGCGCCACCACCGTGCAGCAGATCTGGATTCCGTACCTGGCTCTATGGCAGCGGCGATGGTGACCTGAGCTTCCCTCACCCTCTTCATCACACTCTCCAGTTCCTTGGCGGCAGCCTGTGGCGTCAGCTCTGGAGGCTTCACGATGGCGTTGTTGGAATGATTGACCCTGCAGGGAGAAGCCACACTGAACCCCAGGGCTCGGCTCAAACCCTTTTCCTAAAGGAAGACGATCTCCTACTTGAGAGGTCTGTCTCCAAACATGACTCCGTTGAAGGTCAGGGCTCTGGCGACGGAGTCCTGCTCCACGAACTCCACGAAGGCGAAGCGCGTCGGTTGGGTCTCGTCTCCGGCCATCCGCACAAACTTCACATCTCCCACCTGCTTGAAGAACTCCAGCAGCTGGTCTGCGGTGGTCGTCTGCAGGGGAGAAGCAGAATCCTTTAAATGTGAGTTTAGAAATACAAAGAAGGAAAAGCAGCAAATCAGAAACGTTTTTCCTCACCTTTAATAGATGTAAACttctttttaacagaaaaaaaattctccttAACTGTAAATCTGTGGTCAAAGTTGCTGCAGGCGGTTTTTTCCACCATTTAAGGTGGAATTCCCCTCACCTGTAACGCAGCGCAGTGGTTACCTGTGAGTTCAAGTTGCCAACATAAACTGTCCTCCTGATCTCATCGATTTTGGAGGGATCGACGTTTCCCATGAGAGGCGGCTGGGCGATCACCGAAGACGTGGGGCTGAGGCCAGCGGAAATGCGATTCACTAAAGGGAGGTTTAGCtggaaaaagaaatcacagCACGGGTTTTAAGGAGGCCTTGCATGTCTTTTTACGCCAAataacatgcttttattttatatgtttacaGTAAACACGGTCTGAAGAATAAAATCAGACTTTTCTGCGTTTTTGAATGAGTTTGCACCGCTGTTTTAAAATGGCCTTGTTCTGAATAGTGTTTTTTTCCTATGTGTAGGAAGGTTTTTTAGGGGTGGGGAATGGCTTTGTGAATAAAACTAAACACTGGATTGACAAAAAGGATGTttgttaaccctttaaattcaaattcagatacaaattaattttatttatttagcaccTTTAATGACAAgaaagacagctcaaggtgctgtacataaaaacaaaaacaaatgcaataaaatacattaaattagccccgcacaataaaatacacaaagacaaacaccagtgaaaaataagtgaataaaataaagagaaaccagacggcgccgtctgccctgtcctcctaTTGGCAGGGGTATCAGTATAGACCCAAACACCCCAGCcgagggtgagaaaacactcgtaaacagtctaatttgaaataaaataaatatgtgttaaaatatcataaaaagtaTACAAGTAAATTCTAAATTAAACAGATATGTATGTCAAAAAATAATTCTAGACTAAGCAAATAAGATGTGATAAAacgtaaaaagaaagaagaataaataaatataagagtaaaaaatagtagattaaacaagtaaaatgctaaaatgatgtaataaaacatcataaaacataaaaagatataaaatctaattaaaagctaatttaaaaaggtgtgtctttagtttctttttaaaaacctccacagtagATGATAGGGTCAGCGATGCCTCCACGAACATCAGCGCAAACGCTTTTCTCCGCAACAGAACCAGCTGGTTTGTGTTGATTGCATGAACACTTTGCTACtgtgaagtgttgcatatcagcgcaagaCGGCttctctctgcttcagaatctgctgaaatTGAAGGTGTATTCAAAAGTCCGTTGGTTCCGGACCCAGTTCTGAACCTCGCAaattggtctgtattcagactgccgtcaaccggacatttctgtttcaaacctAAAACTTGTAAACATAACCACGCGAGTAAAGATCTCGTCGGTTATtgggggcggggcaaagcaacgagACAAAGACTAACAGAAATCCGACAATCCTTCTTGGGCTAGTTCAAGCTTTATATGTCGGGGATTTCGATTTTGAACGTCTGCATGTAGTAAGGGACAACACTGTTGACTTACACCCGGGGTtcattgcgtaaacggttgaggGGTGATGGCAGGTGATAAAATGTCAAGCCGGCGTTTAAAGGGTTAACTTTAGCCGCCAGAAGTCTGCTTGAAGAAACAGGGAGTCTACACCCTCCTCGATGTTTTAAGCGTGGAGGGAAAGGCATGCTTTGACTCCGTTTATTTACAAACCAACGTCATCTGAAAGCGCAGCGGTGATGCGACGCTGACACGAGAAGCCGACATCTGTTGATTGATGTTGATCACATAAACGGTTGAAGGGTCGCTGCGGGACAAAGAGCGCCTGTTATGTGGGCGTCGCCGACCACATCTCCAGGGTTAAATGGTTAGAGGTAAattatatgaggaaaactcacgattTGCAGTATTAGTTATattgcaaaacaaccaaaaacttgatatccatttcactgcaacagagTAATTTAAATGAGTCGACATAACTTGAATTACACTCCAAATAACCCTCGTCTATAGGAGGCGAgcgtctaacataaaagggctccacctgattggtcaaacgcaTAAAAGGGATTTCTTTGATCggttaaacacttcaagctgccataagattgttttagcacatttacgGTGACTTTTGCGAGATTTGACTGCGCAACaaaacgataaatttgcgatttattttCCAGGCCTTACTCTTCAGCTAGGCTGACCGGCGGACACACGACGACAGTTTCTCACATTTTGAAGGGGACTTGGAGTCGGAATTGGCAGCAAACCTCCGCCAGGAATCAGACTGGGCACGGGGGGGACGGGTGCCAAGAGAGACAGAGCCTTGGCCTCTTCTGGGATTTTTCCTGCGGGACAAATTGGATATTAGAGTGGGCAGAAGAGCCATTTTCCTCTAAAGTCTCCTCTATATCTGCACAATTAGCCCACTGTATTCTAGAGAGAAAAAAGCACATAAACCTCCCCCACACAAGTTTTATGCTGTCTAATACTCAAGCCGATTATTATTTTGGCTTTAAATACTCTTCTGTGAAACTAACATggtgtgattttaaaaaaaagaagcttttttagAAACAAACAGGAGCACAGATTTGTCCTTGAACTCTTTTCATTAAGTAAGACAAAGCAAAGAATGAGTCAACACTTTGATGCATGGGTCACCTGTACTGGAAACATATTGGGTCATGAACCATACGATATCAAGCATGGGCGCTTTCTTTTCCGCGGGGCGATCGTTTCGCAGTGTTGGAAAGGTGTGCAACACAACAACCCCAATGGCTGCATCACTAATAGCACACAGGACATCagatacagaaaacaaaaaaacaacaattttaagAACTGTGGGAAATGTTAGCCATGACTTAGCTGTGTAAGAAATCAATTATATTCtgaaaggaaatgtgtttttctcatgTCAATCTGCCTCCTTGCAGGAGAGGAAGACAAAAAGAGCAGAACTGCAGAGATTTAGCTTAACTTTCAACTTTCTAACAAGTTTCCCTCTATAGAGAGCTGTGGGAACcatctttcaaaacaaaacatcgGCATTAAAGACCCCCTCCGATTAAGaaaatgtggcatttttctgatgatgaataAACATAATTcacgttaaaaataaaaaatttaagtgttcattcaaatcgtgaatcaggagcaaactaTTTTTCAAACAGCCGGCACTTCTGTGACTTGAAAAGGACGCCACCTGTGCGCCAAATCggagtccccgattggtcaaagttcaactgcttTTGTGCGTAGATCCTGAAAATGGGTGTAAAAACACGCAGGGCGACGCGTGAACACCAAAATTTTGAACGCAGACGCCTGAAACACCCATATATGCGAGTTTACATAGACTTGGAGctcggtgtgaacgtagcagcAGTATAGTTTTGAGCCCGACTCCAATTTTGCTcgatatttttgttgcatcagtaatgATAGGctgtgggtgtgaggggctgtaaactagcgggagcgcatgtaaacagagagctctcagtaacgggGAGGGGAGGCTCTCcgctcagaggtgaattcctaatgaactaatgctgccctgcagaaactatgtcctagaaaaccacacgcTTATTGATATTGGCTAAAagaaatggcataattataccctaaaagaccactgggaacactttaaacagatcaaaagacgattggagagggtctttaaataaataaataaaacaatatagcATGTGTTATTATGAGCTGATCAGTTCTGCATTGGAAAACCTGGTTCTTAGTGCAAATATGAAGTACAGATTAAAAGATGCTTCCAACACTAGTCCTCCACTACAACAACAGTCGCAGGAGAACAACAGTTAGCCGTCCTCCTAGCCCTCCTTGTGTGCCACACATCCCAGCGATGTGTCGTAGCAACCCGGACAGAACTCAACCACACAcaagctgcagcagaaggagagaggggaggggagggggttggATAAcaaccaaaataacaaacaaaaataacaaagataAACACAGCGCTACAGATCAGCAAAAACTGTAGTTTCTAAATAGAGACAGTAGAGAGT
Proteins encoded in this region:
- the srek1 gene encoding splicing regulatory glutamine/lysine-rich protein 1 isoform X2, with amino-acid sequence MSGIPGTTVVQVTNLSSAVSSEQMRTLFGFLGDIEELRLYPPDNTTLNFSSKVCYIKYREPSSVGVAQHLTNTVFIDRALIVVPCAEGKIPEEAKALSLLAPVPPVPSLIPGGGLLPIPTPSPLQNLNLPLVNRISAGLSPTSSVIAQPPLMGNVDPSKIDEIRRTVYVGNLNSQTTTADQLLEFFKQVGDVKFVRMAGDETQPTRFAFVEFVEQDSVARALTFNGVMFGDRPLKVNHSNNAIVKPPELTPQAAAKELESVMKRVREAQVTIAAAIEPEAKTHSSGRCPRMRRSRSRSHSHSRSHRKRSRSKHRSSQRSWQGGDTHSSRSGHRRRSRSKDKRHARSRSRGHKRRSKERSRSPRRKPRSPSPKRGKREKRRERSRDRKERSTSRKRSRRDGDRMKNRPKTAKVEENYSRAKKAYVSDREDSPSHSEDMTPPPCVQHNGSYKTRSEDGSK
- the srek1 gene encoding splicing regulatory glutamine/lysine-rich protein 1 isoform X1 gives rise to the protein MSGIPGTTVVQVTNLSSAVSSEQMRTLFGFLGDIEELRLYPPDNTTLNFSSKVCYIKYREPSSVGVAQHLTNTVFIDRALIVVPCAEGKIPEEAKALSLLAPVPPVPSLIPGGGLLPIPTPSPLQNLNLPLVNRISAGLSPTSSVIAQPPLMGNVDPSKIDEIRRTVYVGNLNSQTTTADQLLEFFKQVGDVKFVRMAGDETQPTRFAFVEFVEQDSVARALTFNGVMFGDRPLKVNHSNNAIVKPPELTPQAAAKELESVMKRVREAQVTIAAAIEPEAKTHSSGRCPRMRRSRSRSHSHSRSHRKRSRSKHRRSSQRSWQGGDTHSSRSGHRRRSRSKDKRHARSRSRGHKRRSKERSRSPRRKPRSPSPKRGKREKRRERSRDRKERSTSRKRSRRDGDRMKNRPKTAKVEENYSRAKKAYVSDREDSPSHSEDMTPPPCVQHNGSYKTRSEDGSK
- the srek1 gene encoding splicing regulatory glutamine/lysine-rich protein 1 isoform X3 — translated: MLDIVWFMTQYVSSTGKIPEEAKALSLLAPVPPVPSLIPGGGLLPIPTPSPLQNLNLPLVNRISAGLSPTSSVIAQPPLMGNVDPSKIDEIRRTVYVGNLNSQTTTADQLLEFFKQVGDVKFVRMAGDETQPTRFAFVEFVEQDSVARALTFNGVMFGDRPLKVNHSNNAIVKPPELTPQAAAKELESVMKRVREAQVTIAAAIEPEAKTHSSGRCPRMRRSRSRSHSHSRSHRKRSRSKHRRSSQRSWQGGDTHSSRSGHRRRSRSKDKRHARSRSRGHKRRSKERSRSPRRKPRSPSPKRGKREKRRERSRDRKERSTSRKRSRRDGDRMKNRPKTAKVEENYSRAKKAYVSDREDSPSHSEDMTPPPCVQHNGSYKTRSEDGSK